In Phyllopteryx taeniolatus isolate TA_2022b chromosome 22, UOR_Ptae_1.2, whole genome shotgun sequence, one DNA window encodes the following:
- the ptprb gene encoding receptor-type tyrosine-protein phosphatase beta isoform X2, which yields MLERRVCPGLLFIWMLQALSGSVPADEASDACGVSVRDVASAWDHVRLTVSARGLNCSFAVSSADAGAEDIQCKRRRSHGEPGWKAEANLTGSEGPGVQNGVFACELRHLEAGSAYVLRVRSGDKRQVANVTVHTSPSAPWGLRVTSRSSESLELSWQAGPGRTQRFRLLLWGRSRGPDGDHDSHPLLNETLESTATMRTVNNLTPGKRYSVTVATEAGGLHNDTSIQVQIAPAAVADLTADANGTALRLSWRRPEGDVDALAVWLRSDNSSQRRTNLRPDAAEVVVGQLTPGANYHVTVSSWSGELLNRSEIHVRTAPAEVSLLALTPAPLGGLFLSWAPPTGHWDSYELVLHDGSREIVSTVLHKDAVNFTFAGTGLLPGGRYRATLAVKSGRRATENSCDGNTFPACVRDLHIRHADETSLSAMWNHAPSGSRDAYFLTLRHGNVTVDTRGVEPHTRECTFNVLTPGRIYTITVATASGNLSASVSVEGRTVPMALSAITLHSVDVASLEAAWEKPRGDVDSYELTLLHDSVVVQKQSVPVPVGSASLLLSGLTPGALYRLEAVTVSGGVLSKVTSLEARTTPASVTEVTVVNGGRPDTLHVSWHPAGGVVDSYLVRLEDVGVGGAAVHTLAVSRSSPPECSFSSLVAGRMYAVVIATRSGRLENATRLHARTQPATVQNPTAVHSARDDFLKVYWRPASGDVTAYAVAVSYNHSVVQKQSVPAGRSECVFGSLAPGRLYTVTVETWSGDLVSSASTDGRTFPASVANLSLSNAGPGDLTVTWSPARGDVEHYEVTLLFNDTRVFPPVTLRSDVRAHKFTSLTAGRLYKMVVSTFSGPNQRALFIEGRTVPATVTNLRLAPRRHPVDSGGALAVTWTPAVGDVDVYFVSLSTTDGVVAETRLVPKHVSSLDFLDLIPGHAYNLTVQSRSGELTNSNMASGRTAPARVSALQADKEHTPHGLTVTWERPAGRYDAFRLLLADPSGVLLANRTLAAQTRAHRLDGLTPGKWYRVRVVTLSAGVASAEVAAEGQTRPSAVSNLTVTSANVSSLGFSWRHSDGHVDVYEVSLLAVADDGRKEEREAAGGTPRRQVAGEPAGVQKVKPGVDSCVFTGLRAGSLHRLQVVSWSRRLSSDSSVLARTAPSPVGRLQLHSGGHADRLTTSWRHGDGRRSGYQVILSDVSGAVLRAELLGAEQSSHVFTGLAPGRLYRADVIARSGEMSNNASALGRTTPAPPTHLSIKQGPANDTLELRWAGPASGDYDGFAVAWSPPDRLSVTHAQLAARLLAGAFPGRRYNFTVATVSGGGTPVGPVVTSQPIQGDFTTNPCPLLSLHCAPVSSSSVSCSWSPPASDLDSFEVVCRRHDDGELTSALRLGGGVNTVTLDQLDAFRKYAVTVRVWSHGHASAPATRTAVTMIDRPPAPPPSVSVATAKVTSTSILFRFNCSWFSDVNGAVRYFAVIVAQSHANDILLPEQRHPLPSYRHYINNASVRAYQSAYFLNRCPQDTYIAASQVVEVNLGAGGDRLGGACDRYRDESYLSDNYGDFCDGPLKERTSYRLSIRAFTRLFDENDKEFPQALFSDTYLSTPFRTQAEPLGGVVEGLSASMFLLGVTVAVVSLLLYRHRLRKVRVVQENPVMRMNMWKEVPNAAMYVGVRSARRVTSLVKANHFESHVLKLQADASVLMSEEFEDLKDVGRSQSVDVSRVPENRGKNRYNNILPYDSTRVKLSCADDESCSDYINASFVPGHNFRREYVATQGPLPATKDDFWRMLWEHGVRAVVMVTQCVEKGRVKCDQYWPSHKEALYYGELAVQMMSESVLPEWTVREFRISSEIGGPRVIRHFHFTVWPDHGVPDTAHSLVQFVRTVRDFVDRSAGAGPTVVHCSAGVGRTGTFIALDRLLQQLDAKGTVDVYGCVFDLRLHRQHMVQTECQYAFLHQCVRDVLRAGKLRSDDAIYENFNPDLCRELIRSGR from the exons ATGCTGGAACGCCGCGTTTGCCCTGGACTCCTCTTCATCTGGATGCTGCAG GCTCTGAGCGGCTCAGTTCCCGCAGACGAGGCGTCCGACGCTTGCGGCGTGTCCGTCCGTGACGTGGCGTCCGCTTGGGATCACGTTCGGCTGACGGTGAGCGCGCGAGGACTTAACTGCTCCTTTGCCGTGTCGTCGGCGGACGCCGGCGCGGAAGATATCCAGTGCAAGAGAAGACGGAGCCACGGAGAGCCAGGATGGAAGGCGGAAGCCAATTTGACAGGAAGCGAGGGGCCGGGCGTCCAAAATGGCGTCTTCGCGTGTGAGCTGCGTCACTTGGAAGCAGGAAGCGCATATGTGCTGCGCGTTCGGTCCGGCGACAAGCGCCAAGTGGCCAACGTCACCGTGCACACCA gtccATCGGCACCGTGGGGCCTGCGTGTGACTTCCAGGTCGAGTGAGAGCCTGGAACTTTCCTGGCAGGCGGGCCCAGGCAGGACTCAGCGTTTCAGGCTGCTTCTGTGGGGACGCTCGCGAGGACCAGACGGTGATCATGATT CGCATCCGCTGCTGAACGAGACGTTGGAGAGCACCGCCACGATGCGCACCGTCAACAACCTGACCCCGGGCAAGCGCTACAGTGTTACCGTGGCAACGGAGGCTGGCGGTCTGCACAACGACACGAGCATCCAAGTTCAGATTG CGCCGGCCGCCGTCGCCGATCTGACGGCAGACGCCAACGGCACCGCCTTGCGGTTGTCATGGCGACGGCCCGAGGGAGACGTAGACGCCCTGGCGGTCTGGCTACGGTCCGACAATTCGAGCCAGCGACGAACGAATCTCCGTCCCGACGCCGCTGAGGTCGTCGTGGGTCAGCTGACCCCGGGCGCGAACTATCACGTGACTGTGAGCTCCTGGAGCGGCGAGCTGCTCAACCGATCAGAGATCCACGTACGCACAG CTCCCGCGGAGGTTTCTCTGCTGGCCTTGACGCCCGCCCCCCTGGGGGGTCTCTTCTTGTCGTGGGCGCCCCCCACCGGTCACTGGGACAGCTACGAGCTCGTCCTCCACGACGGCTCACGGGAAATAGTCAGCACCGTCCTGCACAAGGACGCCGTCAACTTCACCTTCGCCGGGACGGGGCTACTTCCTGGGGGGCGCTACCGTGCCACACTGGCGGTGAAAAGTGGACGACGGGCAACAGAAAACAGCTGTGATGGAAATACGT TTCCCGCGTGCGTGCGCGACCTTCACATCCGCCACGCCGATGAAACGTCGCTGAGCGCCATGTGGAACCACGCCCCCTCCGGCTCCCGGGACGCTTACTTCCTGACCCTTCGCCACG GTAACGTCACCGTGGATACCAGGGGGGTGGAGCCTCACACGAGGGAGTGTACCTTCAACGTGCTGACGCCCGGGAGGATTTACACCATCACCGTGGCAACTGCCAGTGGAAATCTCAGCGCGTCTGTCTCTGTGGAGGGACGGACAG TTCCCATGGCGTTGAGCGCCATCACGCTGCATAGCGTTGACGTGGCGAGCCTCGAGGCGGCGTGGGAAAAACCGCGCGGGGACGTTGACTCGTACGAGCTCACGCTACTCCATGACAG CGTTGTTGTTCAGAAGCAAAGTGTTCCTGTTCCCGTTGGCTCCGCCTCCTTGCTGCTTTCTGGCTTAACCCCTGGCGCCCTCTACAGACTGGAGGCTGTCACTGTTAGTGGCGGTGTGCTGTCCAAAGTCACAAGTCTGGAGGCAAGAACCA CCCCAGCATCTGTTACCGAGGTAACAGTGGTGAACGGCGGTCGTCCGGACACGCTGCACGTGTCCTGGCATCCCGCAGGGGGCGTAGTTGACAGTTATCTGGTCCGCCTGGAGGACGTCGGCGTCGGCGGGGCGGCGGTTCACACGCTGGCCGTTTCGCGCTCGTCCCCGCCCGAGTGCTCCTTCAGCTCCCTGGTGGCCGGACGCATGTACGCTGTCGTCATAGCGACCAGGAGTGGCCGCTTGGAGAACGCCACCCGGcttcacgcacgcacac AACCCGCCACAGTGCAGAACCCGACCGCCGTTCACTCGGCCAGAGACGACTTCCTCAAG GTGTACTGGCGCCCCGCGTCGGGAGACGTGACGGCGTACGCGGTGGCGGTGTCGTACAACCACAGCGTGGTACAGAAGCAAAGCGTCCCGGCAGGACGCAGCGAGTGCGTCTTCGGCTCGCTTGCGCCCGGAAGACTTTACACCGTCACTGTGGAAACGTGGAGCGGCGACCTCGTGAGCAGCGCGTCCACGGACGGACGCACTT tTCCAGCCTCTGTGGCCAATCTGTCGCTTAGCAACGCAGGACCAGGTGACCTGACTGTCACCTGGAGCCCCGCTCGCGGGGACGTGGAGCACTACGAG GTTACGCTGCTGTTCAACGACACACGTGTGTTTCCTCCGGTCACGCTGAGGAGCGACGTGCGAGCGCACAAATTCACGTCGCTCACGGCGGGACGCCTCTACAAGATGGTCGTGTCCACGTTCAGCGGGCCGAACCAGAGGGCGCTGTTCATTGAGGGGCGGACAG TTCCCGCCACCGTGACCAACCTCCGCCTGGCGCCACGGCGCCACCCCGTGGACTCGGGCGGCGCCCTGGCAGTCACGTGGACCCCGGCGGTCGGCGACGTGGACGTATACTTTGTCTCGCTGTCCACGACG GACGGCGTTGTGGCGGAAACTCGACTCGTCCCCAAGCACGTGTCGTCTCTGGACTTCCTGGATCTGATCCCGGGACACGCCTACAATCTCACTGTCCAATCACGAAGCGGGGAGCTGACCAATAGCAACATGGCGTCCGGCCGCACAG CGCCGGCCCGCGTGAGCGCCCTGCAGGCGGACAAGGAGCACACGCCGCATGGCCTGACCGTCACGTGGGAGCGTCCGGCGGGCCGCTACGATGCCTTCAGGCTGCTGCTCGCCGACCCGTCCGGCGTCCTGCTGGCCAACCGGACGCTGGCGGCCCAGACCCGCGCCCACCGCCTGGACGGGCTGACGCCCGGGAAGTGGTACCGGGTCAGGGTGGTCACGCTCAGCGCCGGCGTGGCCTCAGCAGAGGTGGCGGCCGAAGGACAAACGC GTCCATCCGCAGTGTCCAACTTGACGGTGACCTCTGCCAACGTCTCCTCTCTTGGCTTCTCGTGGCGCCACTCCGACGGCCACGTTGACGTCTACGAGGTTTCGCTCCTCGCGGTGGCCGACGACGGCCGAAAAGAGGAGCGGGAAGCGGCCGGCGGGACGCCGCGTCGGCAG GTTGCGGGCGAGCCGGCGGGCGTCCAGAAGGTGAAGCCGGGCGTGGACTCGTGCGTGTTTACCGGCCTGCGGGCAGGAAGTCTGCACCGATTGCAGGTGGTCAGCTGGAGTCGACGATTGAGCAGCGACTCGTCCGTGCTCGCCAGGACCG CGCCCTCTCCTGTCGGGCGGCTGCAGCTGCACAGCGGCGGACACGCCGACCGGCTGACGACCAGCTGGAGGCACGGCGACGGGCGGAGGAGCGGCTACCAG GTGATCCTGTCCGACGTCTCCGGCGCCGTCCTGCGAGCCGAGCTGCTGGGAGCGGAGCAGAGCAGTCACGTGTTCACGGGGCTCGCTCCTGGTAGGCTGTACCGCGCCGATGTCATCGCCCGCAGCGGCGAGATGAGTAACAACGCCTCCGCGCTCGGACGCACCA CCCCAGCCCCACCCACACACCTGTCAATCAAGCAAGGCCCAGCCAATGACACGCTGGAGCTGCGGTGGGCCGGCCCCGCCTCCGGAGACTACGACGGCTTCGCCGTGGCGTGGTCGCCCCCCGACCGCCTGTCCGTCACGCACGCGCAGCTCGCCGCTCGCCTGCTGGCCGGCGCGTTTCCGGGGCGACGGTACAACTTCACCGTGGCGACCGTCAGCGGGGGCGGGACGCCGGTCGGGCCCGTCGTCACCAGCCAGCCAATCCAGGGAGACTTCACGACAA ATCCGTGCCCGCTGCTTTCCCTCCACTGTGCGCCCGTGTCGTCTTCGTCCGTGTCGTGTTCGTGGTCTCCTCCCGCGTCCGACTTGGACTCCTTCGAGGTCGTGTGTCGTCGTCACGATGACGGGGAGCTGACGTCGGCGCTGCGTCTGGGGGGCGGAGTCAACACTGTCACCCTGGACCAATTGGACGCGTTCAGGAAGTACGCGGTGACCGTAAGGGTGTGGTCGCACGGACACGCGAGCGCGCCGGCCACACGCACGGCCGTCACCATGATTGACC GCCCCCCGGCCCCACCCCCCAGCGTGAGCGTGGCGACGGCGAAGGTGACGTCGACGTCCATCTTGTTTCGCTTCAACTGCTCGTGGTTCAGCGACGTCAACGGCGCCGTCAGATACTTCGCCGTCATCGTCGCCCAGTCGCACG CCAACGACATCCTACTGCCAGAGCAGCGCCACCCTCTGCCCTCCTACCGCCACTACATCAACAACGCCTCCGTCAGGGCCTACCAGAGCGCCTACTTTCTCAACAGATGCCCGCAAGACACCTACATCGCAGCCAGCCAg GTGGTGGAGGTCAACTTGGGGGCAGGAGGCGACCGACTGGGCGGGGCCTGTGATCGTTACCGTGACGAATCCTACTTGAGTGACAACTACGGAGACTTCTGTGACGGCCCGCTGAAGGAGAGAACTTCTTACAG gCTGAGCATACGAGCATTCACACGCCTGTTTGATGAAAACGACAAAGAGTTTCCTCAGGCGCTCTTTAGCGACACCTACCTGTCCACGCCATTCCGGACACAAGCAG AGCCACTAGGGGGCGTGGTGGAGGGTCTGAGCGCCAGCATGTTCCTGTTGGGCGTGACGGTGGCCGTCGTCTCCCTGCTGCTGTACAGACACAGACTAAGGAAAGT CAGGGTGGTGCAGGAGAACCCGGTGATGAGGATGAACATGTGGAAGGAGGTGCCAAATGCTGCGATGTACGTAGGGGTCAGGag TGCTCGTCGCGTCACCAG TCTGGTGAAAGCGAACCACTTTGAGTCTCACGTGTTGAAGCTGCAAGCGGACGCCAGCGTTCTGATGTCTGAGGAGTTTGAG GACCTGAAGGACGTGGGTCGCAGTCAGAGCGTGGACGTGTCCCGCGTGCCTGAGAACCGCGGCAAGAACCGCTACAATAACATCCTGCCGT ATGATTCCACGCGTGTCAAGCTGTCGTGCGCGGACGACGAATCGTGTTCGGACTACATAAACGCCAGCTTCGTTCCC GGTCACAACTTCCGCCGCGAGTACGTGGCCACGCAGGGCCCGCTGCCCGCCACCAAGGACGACTTCTGGAGGATGCTGTGGGAACACGGCGTGCGCGCCGTCGTCATGGTGACGCAGTGTGTGGAGAAGGGGCGG GTGAAGTGTGACCAGTACTGGCCGTCCCACAAGGAGGCGCTGTACTACGGCGAGCTGGCGGTCCAGATGATGTCAGAGTCGGTCCTTCCCGAGTGGACAGTCCGAGAGTTCAGGATCTCCTCG GAAATCGGCGGCCCTCGTGTCATTCGTCACTTCCACTTCACCGTGTGGCCCGACCACGGCGTCCCCGACACCGCACACTCGCTGGTCCAGTTCGTCCGGACCGTCCGAGACTTCGTGGACCGCTCGGCCGGCGCCGGGCCCACCGTCGTGCACTGCAG CGCGGGCGTGGGCCGCACGGGCACCTTCATCGCCCTGGACCGCCTGCTGCAGCAGCTGGACGCCAAAGGCACCGTGGACGTCTACGGTTGCGTGTTCGACCTGCGCCTCCACCGCCAGCACATGGTCCAGACCGAG TGTCAGTACGCCTTCCTGCATCAGTGTGTGCGCGACGTCCTGAGAGCGGGCAAACTTCGCAGCGACGACGCCATCTACGAGAACTTCAACCCGGACTTGTGCCGCG AGCTGATCCGCTCGGGGCGCTGA